A stretch of the Harpia harpyja isolate bHarHar1 chromosome 5, bHarHar1 primary haplotype, whole genome shotgun sequence genome encodes the following:
- the ELOC gene encoding elongin-C — protein MDGEEKTYGGCEGPDAMYVKLISSDGHEFIVKREHALTSGTIKAMLSGPGQFAENETNEVNFREIPSHVLSKVCMYFTYKVRYTNSSTEIPEFPIAPEIALELLMAANFLDC, from the exons ATGG atggagaagagaaaacatACGGTGGGTGTGAGGGCCCAGACGCTATGTATGTGAAGTTAATATCCTCCGACGGCCATGAGTTCATTGTAAAAAGAGAGCATGCATTAACATCAGGAACAATAAAAGCTATGTTGAGTGGACCAG gacagtttgcagaaaatgaaacaaatgaggTGAATTTTAGAGAGATCCCATCCCATGTCCTATCCAAAGTATGCATGTATTTCACCTACAAGGTCCGCTATACTAACAGCTCTACGGAGATTCCTGAATTCCCAATTGCACCTGAAATTGCACTGGAACTTCTGATGGCTGCAAACTTCCTAgattgttaa